TGGAGCCGCTACCTGCATAAGTTTCTCGAAGGCTTCAATATACACCTTCCCGAAGCGTTGATGGCCGGACCCTGGGATGGGGGGATGGTCAATCTTCCCGCTGTTTTTGTTGTTATTTTAATGAGTCTGTTACTAATCAGAGGTACCAAAGAAAGTGCTACCGTAAACGGGATCATTGTGGCCCTGAAAGTGTCGGTGGTATTGATTTTTATCGTGCTGGGCTGGGGCTATATCAATTATGCAAACTACGACCCCTATATTCCTGCCAATGAAGGCAACGGTGTTTTTGGATTTTCGGGCATCATGCGTGCTGCGGGTATCGTATTTTTTGCCTATATCGGCTTTGATGCAGTGAGCACTGCGGCCCAGGAAGCTAAAAACCCCGGCAGGGATATGCCCAAGGGGATTTTGATCTCCCTTCTGATCTGTACCCTGCTATATATATTATTTGCGCATGTCATGACCGGAGTTACCTCCTATAAGTCGTTCCAGGGGCAGGATGGTATTGCCCCGGTGGCCGTGGCTATTGAGCATATGGGTAAACAGGATGCCAGTGGCGTGTATCATGCCGATTACCCCTGGCTCAACCGTGCAATTATCGTAGCAATCCTGGCCGGCTATATGTCGGTGATCCTGGTGATGCTGATGGGCCAGAGTCGTGTGTTTTACAGTATGAGTCGCGATGGCCTGGTACCCAAGGTGTTCAGCTCTGTACATCCCAAATATCGTACTCCCGCCAAAAACAACCTGGTATTTATGCTGTTGGTGAGCTTGTTTGCTGCCTTTATCCCGGCCCGGATCGTGGGTGAAATGACCAGCATCGGTACCCTTTTTGCCTTTATCCTCGTTTGTATCGGTATTATCGTTATGCGTAAGCAGATGCCCAACGCGCCACGGGCCTTCCGCACACCGCTGGTGCCGCTGGTACCCATCCTGGGGATTATCACCTGCCTGTACATGATGATCGCCCTTCCGCCCGATACCTGGATCCGGTTATTTGTATGGATGATCATCGGCTTCGACATTTATCTTACCTATGGTGCCGCCAAGAGTAAACTCGGCAACGGCACTTTCAAACGCGAGGGCATGACGATCGCTATCGTTTCAGCGATGGTACTTTGTGTGCTGTTATTTATTTCGGCATGGTGGCACCATTATGATCTGCAGCAGCAGCTAGCGATTGCTACCGAAAAACTGACTACAGCCAAAGCCCAGGCGCTGCCCAATATCGGCGAACTGGAAAAAAAAGCAGCGGATATCAGTGATACCATCCAGAACGATTACCTGGTAGAGATCGCCAATGTATTGGGCGCCCTCCACCTGGTGTTCTTTGCTGGTTTGTATTTTGTACGGAGAAAGAAGGCCTGATTGGCAGCCTACATTTTTTTTGGAAGCCGCGTATTGCGGCTTCTTTTTTGGGAGCTGGGGCCATTGCAATACCATACCTATCCTCCCATGTTGCTGCCACAGATGAACTGATTTTTTGAATTGATGACCAGAAGTACAGATAGCGCAGCGCTTTCTTCTCCGCATCAGCAGCAAAACGCCCGCTACAGCAGCTTAAAAACACAGCAATACATACTGGCACTATAAGAAAATGCTGCTCAGATATTTTTGCCCTGCGATTCTCCCGCCTTTATTCCTCTAGAAATCTTAAATTTGCGTCCTTAAAATAATCGTATTATCAATTTATATGGGAAGGATATTTGAAGTTCGCAAGGCCAGTATGTTTGCCCGCTACGACCGCATGGCCAAACAATTTACGCGTATCGGTAAGGAAATTGCCATTGCGGTGAAGGCCGGTGGCCCCGACCCCGCAACCAACGCGGCGTTGCGCCGTTGCATGCAGAACGCCAAAAGCGTTAACATGCCCAAGGACCGCGTTGAAGCCGCGATCAAGCGGGCGCAGGGCAAGGAAATGGAGAATTATGATGAAATTCTTTATGAAGGATATGGACCGCATGGAGTGGCCATCCTTGTAGAAACGGCAACAGACAACCACGTACGCACTGTTGCGAATGTAAAATCGCATTTTAATAAGGGTGGCGGCACCCTGGGCAATAGCGGCAGTGTGGCCTTCCAGTTTACCAAAATGGGCGTATTTAAATTAAATCCGCAAGGATTGAATGCTGAGGATCTGGAGTTGGAGTTGATCGATGCAGGTTTGGAAGAGTTGGGTGAAAGCACGGATGAGAACGGCAAAGAGATCCTGGTGGTACGGGTAGCGTTCACCGATTTCGGAAATATGCAAAAAGCCCTGGAAGAACGGAATATTACGCCCATCAGCGCAGAAGTAGAATGGATCCCCGGCACTACCGTTCCGGTAACAGACGAACAGGCTGAAGAGGTAAGTAAGCTGATTGAGCGCCTGGAGCAGGATGATGATGTACAGAAGGTATTTCACAATATGCAATAGTTTCACAATAGATGAACTGGATTCCCCTGGAAAATGAAGCACAGCTGGAGGCGATCGACCAGGCTTCGGAAAGCCGGCCTCAGCTGATTTTCAAGCACAGTACCCGTTGCTCCATCAGCAGCGTGATAAAAAGCCGGCTGAATAAAGGGAGCTTACCGGAGACGGTTGATTTTTATTACCTCGACCTGATCGCCTACAGGCCCATATCCAACGCCATCGCTGAACGCTATGGAATCCGGCATGAATCACCCCAGGTGCTGCTGATCAAAAACGGGAAATGCGTGTATGATGAAAGTCATAGTGCCGTATATATGGAAGACATTATGGATGCAGCCGGCAGTTAAACATTTTTCAGAAAATTCGGAAATTGATTTCCGAATTACAGCAAGAATGACTATTTTTGCGGCCCGGTAATCGGGTTTTTGACAATGGCGGGGTAGCTCAGGTGGTTAGAGCGTTGGATTCATATCCGC
The sequence above is a segment of the Niabella agricola genome. Coding sequences within it:
- a CDS encoding amino acid permease, which encodes MGLFVKKPLNVLLAETEDHDKSLKKTLGAWGLVALGIGAIIGAGLFSITGGAAANNAGPAITLSFVIAALGCAFAGLCYAEFASMIPVAGSAYTYSYATMGEFIAWIIGWDLVLEYAVGAATVSISWSRYLHKFLEGFNIHLPEALMAGPWDGGMVNLPAVFVVILMSLLLIRGTKESATVNGIIVALKVSVVLIFIVLGWGYINYANYDPYIPANEGNGVFGFSGIMRAAGIVFFAYIGFDAVSTAAQEAKNPGRDMPKGILISLLICTLLYILFAHVMTGVTSYKSFQGQDGIAPVAVAIEHMGKQDASGVYHADYPWLNRAIIVAILAGYMSVILVMLMGQSRVFYSMSRDGLVPKVFSSVHPKYRTPAKNNLVFMLLVSLFAAFIPARIVGEMTSIGTLFAFILVCIGIIVMRKQMPNAPRAFRTPLVPLVPILGIITCLYMMIALPPDTWIRLFVWMIIGFDIYLTYGAAKSKLGNGTFKREGMTIAIVSAMVLCVLLFISAWWHHYDLQQQLAIATEKLTTAKAQALPNIGELEKKAADISDTIQNDYLVEIANVLGALHLVFFAGLYFVRRKKA
- a CDS encoding YebC/PmpR family DNA-binding transcriptional regulator: MGRIFEVRKASMFARYDRMAKQFTRIGKEIAIAVKAGGPDPATNAALRRCMQNAKSVNMPKDRVEAAIKRAQGKEMENYDEILYEGYGPHGVAILVETATDNHVRTVANVKSHFNKGGGTLGNSGSVAFQFTKMGVFKLNPQGLNAEDLELELIDAGLEELGESTDENGKEILVVRVAFTDFGNMQKALEERNITPISAEVEWIPGTTVPVTDEQAEEVSKLIERLEQDDDVQKVFHNMQ
- the ytxJ gene encoding bacillithiol system redox-active protein YtxJ; the protein is MNWIPLENEAQLEAIDQASESRPQLIFKHSTRCSISSVIKSRLNKGSLPETVDFYYLDLIAYRPISNAIAERYGIRHESPQVLLIKNGKCVYDESHSAVYMEDIMDAAGS